GGGCATGACGATGCCGGAGGCCGCCGGGCGGCTGCTCTGCGACGACGTCCCCGGCAACGGGGTGACGCACCTGCCCGCGGGGACGTCCGCGGAGCAGGTGATCAGCGACGCCGGCCTGGACCCGCACGCGTACGCCGCCGCGGGTGCCGGGCACGCCGCCTCCGGCCTGTTCGGGACGAGCCCGGCGATGCTGCTGGGCCACCTGGCGGCGGCGGTCGTGGCCGGCTGGTGGCTGCGGCGCGGCGAGGCCGCGCTGTGGCGTCTGGTGAAGCTCACCGCGGCGGCGGCCCGCGAGTGGGCCCTGCCGCTGAACCGCGCGGTGGCGATGCTCGCCGCCGCACTGCTGGGTGTGCCCGCGGCAGCTCCGGCCGTGCCCCGCCGGCGTGCGGAGGACGTGCCGCTGCCGGGGGCGGTGGCCCTGGTGCACAGCCTCGTCCGGCGCGGACCGCCGGTGGCGGCGTTCGCGCGCTGACGGCTCCGACCTGGCTCGTGGCGCGCGCTGCCGGCCGTTCCCGCACCGATGCGGGCGGCCCGTACCAGCCCCACCACCAGCCCGGCGCACGTTCCTCGCGGCCTGTCGCCGCCGTGCGCCCCGCTCCCCAGGGAGAGCCCATCATGCGTACCACTCCTGCCCGCCGGACCGCCCTCGCCGCCGTCGTCGCCGGTGCCGCCGTTCTCGCGCTGGCCGGACCGGCCGCCGCCCACGTGACCGTCCAGCCGGGCAGCGTCCCGCAGGGCGGCTACACCGCCGTGGCGTTCCGGGTGCCGGACGAGAGCGACACCGCCTCCACCGTGAAGCTGGAGGTCAGCCTGCCGATGGACCACCCGATGGCGTCGGTGCGCATCCAGCCGCTGCCGGGCTGGACGGCCGTCCTGGAGAAGTCGAAGCTCGACAAGCCGCTGAGCTCGCACGGCAAGGAGATCACCGAGGCCGTCTCCAAGATCACGTGGACTGCGGACGCCGGCACCAAGATCGCTCCCGGCCAGTTCCAGGAGTTCAGGGTCTCGCTCGGCGCCCTGCCGACCGACACCGACAAGCTGACCTTCAAGGCGCTGCAGACCTACGACAACGGCGACGTCGTCCGCTGGATCGAGGAGTCCAAGGAGGGCCAGCCCGAGCCCGCCAAGCCCGCCCCGGTGCTGACCCTCACCAAGGCCGCCGCCGGCGCCTCGGCCGCGCCGGCCGCCGACCACCACGCCTCCCAGGACGCCTCGGGTGACACGGCCGCCGCGAAGTCCTCCGACTCCACCGCCCGCACCCTCGGTGTGGTCGGCATCGTCGTCGGCGTGATCGGCGCCGCGCTCGGTGTGGCCGGCCTGCGCCGCAAGAACGGCCCCGCCTCCTGACCCGGCGCCCGACGGGCCGCACCCCTCGCGGGGCGGCCCGCCGGGCCGCCCCGGACCCGCACGATCGGAAACCCAACGCCATGGCCCACACCCCCCGCCCGAAGGCCCGGCTGCTCGGCGCCGCCGCACTGGCCGTCGCCGGCGCGCTCGCCCTCACCGCCTGCTCCTCCTCCGCAGGCGGCGACGGCGGCACGGCCGCCGCCGTGCACCGGGCGAGCAGCTCGTCCGCGTACCAGGGCAGCGTGCTCAGCAAGCACTTCGACAAGCCCGACCTGGTGCTGACCGACACCGCAGGGCAGCCGTTCGACCTGCGCAAGCAGACCGCCGGCCGGCCGGTGCTGCTCTTCTTCGGCTACACCAGCTGCCCCGACGTCTGCCCGACCACCATGGGCGACATTGGTGTCGCGATGTCCAAGCTGTCCGCCGAGGACCAGAAGAAGATCGACGTCGTGTTCGTCTCCACCGACCCCGAGCGGGACACCCCGAAGGTGCTGCGCACCTGGCTGGACTCGATGGGCAAGGGCTTCATCGGCCTGACCGGCGACCTGGCGAAGGTGAAGACCGCCGCCCGGACGGTCGGCGTGGCCGTGCAGGACCCGGTGGTCAACGCCGACGGCACGGTCACCTCCGCGCACGGCGCCCAGGTGCTGGCCTTCCTGCCGTCCGACGACAAGGCGCACGTCCTCTTCATGGGCAGCAGCACCGTCGAGACCTACACCCACGACCTGGCCCTGCTCGCCCGGGGGGTGCCGGCATGAGCCGGTCCTTCCGGCGTTCGGCGTTGATCGGCGCGGGGCTGGCCACCGTGCTGGCCACCGGGACGATACTCGTGGCGTGCGGAACGGGATCCGACGGCGGACGGGCCGAGCTCAGCATTCGGGACAGCTACGTTCCGGTGCCGGCGCTGCCCGGCGGGATGGGCGCGGGCTACCTCACCGTCCGCAACGACGGCGGCTCGGCCGACCGGCTCGTCGCGGTGACCAGCCCGGACGCCGGTTCCGTCACCCTGCACACCTCCGGCGAGTCGACGATGACGGCGGTGGACAGCCTCCAGGTGCCGGCCCACGGCGCACTGGAGCTGGCCCGCGGCGGCCACCACCTCATGATCATGGGATGGCAGAAACCGCCCGCCGTCGGCGACGAACTGGAACTGGACCTCACCTTCGCCAAGAGCGGCACGATCACCGTCACCGTGCCGGTGAAGCCGCTCACCTACCGGCCCGGGAGCTGACACAGATGCCGAGGAGAGTCGCGTCGCTGCTGGCCGTCCTGGCGGCGGCCGTCGCCGTTCTGTTCGGCGGCGCCGGCACCGCCGCCGCGCACGCCACGCTGGTCTCCACCGACCCGGCGCAGGGGGCGGTCACCGCCACCGCGCCCGCCGCGGTCACCCTCACCTTCAGCGAGGGCGTCTCGCTGACCGCCGACTCCGTGCGGGTGCTCGACCCGGCCGGCAAGCAGGTGGACAACGGCGACGCGGCCCACGCCGACGGCAAGGAGGCCAGCGCCCGGGTGACGCTGCGTTCCGGGCTCGGCAACGGCACCTACACCGTCGCCTGGCGGGCCGTCTCCGAGGACTCCCACCCGGTCGGCGGCGCCTTCACCTTCTCGATCGGCGCGCCCTCGGACACCACGGTCTCCGCCTCCTCGGTGCAGGGCGCCGAGCCGGACGCCGTGGTCGCCGCCGCGTACGGCACGGCCCGGACGGTCGCCTACGCGGCCTTCGCGCTGCTGGTCGGCGCCGCCGCGTTCGTGCTGATCTGCTGGCCTCGCGGGGTCGCGGTGCACCGGGTGCAGCGGCTGCTGATGACCGGCTGGATCGCGCTGCTGGTCTCCACCGTCGCGGTGCTGCTCCTGCGCGGCCCGTACGAGCGCGGCACCGGGCTCTCCCAGGCCTTCGACCTCTCACTGGTGCGGGCCACCCTGGACGAGCGGATCGGCACCGCGCTGGCCGCCCGGCTGCTGCTGCTCGCCGCCGGCGGCGTCTTCCTCTCGCTGCTGGTCGGCCAGCTCGGCCAGGACCACGCGCCGGAGGAGGCCGCGGACCCGGCGGATGCCGCCGAGCCGCCGGAGAGCCGTGCCGAGGACGGCGAGGAGGCGGAGCTGCGCGCGCTGGAGCGGCGCGCCGCCGAGCGGCCGCTGCGGGACGCCCGGCTGGGCCTGGGCGTCGGCGGGGCGGTGCTCGCCGTCGCGCTGAGCGCGACCTGGGTGGGCGCCGACCACTCCTCGGTCGGCATCCAGGTGCCGCTTGCGCTGCCCACGGCCGCCCTGCACCTGCTCGCGATGGCGCTCTGGCTGGGCGGTCTGGCCACGCTGCTGGTCGGGCTGCGGCACGGCGTGCCGACCGCGGCGGTGGAGCGGTTCTCCAAGCTGGCGCTGGGCGCGGTGACGGTGCTGACCGTGACCGGCGTCTACCAGTCCTGGCGCGGACTGGGCAGCTGGGGGGCGCTGGTCGACACCGAGTACGGGCGGCTGCTGCTGATCAAGACCGGCCTGGTCGCCGGGATGGTCGGCCTCGCCTGGATCTCCCGCGCCTGGGTCGCCCGGCTCCGGACCGCCGGCGAGGCGGCGGACGGAGAAGCGGCGGACGGAGAGGCGGAGCAGGAGGCCGGGGCCGAGGCGGCCGTCGGCAGCAAGCAGGCCACCGGGGCCGCCGCGCAGGGCGGCGACGACCCGGCGCGGCGCGCCCAGCTGGCCCGCCAGCAGGCCGCCCGCGACAAGGCCACCGAGCGGCGCACCCGGGACGGTGTGCCGGCCCGGGCCGGGCTGCGGCGGACGGTGCTGGTGGAGTCGGTGGTCGCGGTAGCCGTGCTGGTGGTGACGACCATGCTGACCAACTCACCGCCCGGCCGGGTGGCCGAGGCGGTCGCCGCGACCTCGCAGTCGCCGGCGGCCGGGGCGAGCACGGTGCCGGGCCGGACGGTGGAGCTGAAGCTGCCGTACGACACCGGCGGCAGCACCCCGAACGCCAAGGGCACCGCCACGGTGACGGTCAACCCGGTCGCGACCGGTCCGAACGAGGTCACGCTGAAGCTGGACGACAAGGCGGGCAAGCCGGTCGAGGTGCCGGAGGTGCAGCTCGCCTTCACCCTGCCGGACCGCGACCTCGGGCCGCTGCCGGTGACGCCTGCGCCGCAGGGCACCGGGCGCTGGTCGGGCACCGCCCAGCTGCCGCTCGCCGGAAACTGGGTGGTGTCGGTGACCGTCCGCTCCTCGGACATCGACCAGAGCACGGCCACCGAACAGCTGAAGGTCGGCTGACGGCGTCCCGCCCCCGGCCGACCCGCGCGGTCGAACGGGGGCGGGCGACCACTGGGCGGAACGGTGTCCGGACGGGCGCCGGGAGTGACTATCGTGGCAGGCCGAGTCCTGCTCAGCACCACCCTTGCGTACGGAGGCGGCATGTCGGCGACCCGCTACACCTATCTCGGGCCGGAAGGCACCTTCACCGAGGCCGCCCTGCGCACGCTGCCGGAGGCGGCGACCCGGGAGCTGGTGCCGTTCGCCTCCGTCCCGGCGGCGCTCGACGCCGTGCGGGCGGGCGAGGCCGCGGGCGCGTTCGTGCCGGTGGAGAACTCGGTGGAGGGCGCGGTCACCGCGACCAGTGACGAACTGGCCTCCGGTGCGCCGCTGATGATCTACCGCGAGGTGCTGCTGCCGATCACCTTCGCGCTGCTGGTGCGGCCGGGCACCTCGCTGGCCGACGTCAAGACCGTCACCAGCCACCCGGTGGCGCAGCCGCAGGTGCGGCGCTGGCTGGCGGCGAACCTGCCGGACGCGCAGTGGGAGGCGGCGGCGTCCAATGCGGACGGTGCCCGGCTGGTCCAGGAGGGCCGGTTCGACGGTGCCTTCGCCGGTGAGTTCGCGGCGGCGCTGTACGGGCTGGAGCCGCTGGTCAGCGACATCCACGACGCGGCGAACGCGACCACCCGCTTCCTGCTGGTGGGCCGGCCGGGGCGGGTCTCCTCGCCGACGGGGCTGGACAAGACCTCGATGGTGGTCTGGCTGCCGGACGACCACCCGGGTGCGCTGCTGGAGCTGCTGCAGGAGTTCGCGGTGCGCGGCATCAACCTGATGCGCATCGAGTCCCGGCCCACCGGCGAGGGCATGGGCAACTACTGCTTCCTGATCGACTGCGAGGGGCACCTGAGCGAGCGGCGGGTCAGCGAGGCCCTAATGGGCCTGAAGCGGATCTGCCCGCAGGTGCGGTTCCTCGGCTCGTACCCGCGGGCGGACCGGGGCAGCCAGCGGCCGGTGCGGCCGGGCACGTCCGACGCGGACTTCTCCGAGGCGGCGGACTGGCTGTCGCGCTGCCTCGACGGCCGCGGGGAGATCTGACCGGTTCGGTCACGGTGGGGAGAACGGCCGCCGGGCGGCCGTTCATCCACAGGCGGTGCGCTTCGTCCACAGGCTGTACGGACTCCGGGTTATCCACAGGCTCAGGGTCGAGTCGACAAAACGGTATAGCCACTGCCGGAACTGGTCAGATCATCACACTTGGCTGCAGAGGCGACTGATCGCACCAGAGTCACCCTTCCGCCAGCAAATCACCCGTCCGAGCGAGCGAAATACCTCACCCGAGAAGGTCTATCGAGGTTTCAAACCTCAATTCCTTCGCTGATCGAGGCGCGCGCCTCGGCTTTCGGTTCGTCCACAGGGCCGGAGCGGAACCTGTGGACAAACTCCGCCCGGCGGGGTTTCCCGCAGAAGTTATCCACAGGATCGCGGGAGTTATCCCCAGGGCGTCGGCGGCTCTCCACAGCCCCTGCCGCGCCTCCGCACCGGGCGCCGGCGGACCGGATCGCAGAATCCCGGACAGGAAAGGACATAGCGGGCGGAGTTCCCGGTCGGACCCGAAAGCAGTGAATCACGGGGCCCGGCCGCCACTTCCGGGCACCGTGCCTCCCGGTCGGCAGCGGGGCGGTTCGGCGGGCGAAACCCGGGAAACCGGTTCCGGTCCGGGGCCCGCCCACCGGTAGGCTTGGCCCGTGATTGACCTTCGCCTGCTCCGTGAGGACCCCGACCGAGTGCGCGCCTCGCAGCGCGTCCGTGGTGAGGACGTCGACATCGTCGACGCCCTCCTCTCCGCCGACGAACGGCGCCGGTCCTCGGGCAGTCGCTTCGACGAGCTCCGCAACGAGCAGAAGTCGCTCGGCAAGCTGGTCGCCAAGGCCCAGGGCGAGGAGAAGGCGGCGCTGCTCCAGCGCACCAAGGACCTCGCCGCCGAGGTGAAGGCCGCCGACGCCGAGCAGAACGAGGCCAAGGAGGAGGCGGACCGCCTGGTCCGCTCGCTGGCGAACCTCATCGACCCGGCCGCCCCGGTCGGCGGCGAGGAGGACTTCGTCACGCTGGAGGAGGTCGGCACCCCGCGCGACTTCGCCGCCGAGGGCTTCGAGCCGCGCGACCACGTCGAGCTGGGCCAGCTGCTCGGCGCCATCGACACCGAGCGCGGCGCCAAGGTCGCCGGCGCCCGTTCGTACTACCTGACCGGCGTCGGCGCGCTGCTGGAGCTCGCCCTGGTCAACATGGCGATGGCGCAGGCCACCGCGGCCGGCTTCACCGCCATGATCACCCCTGCCCTGGTCCGCCCGGCCGCCATGGACGGCACCGGATTCCTCGGCCAGGCCGCCGAGAACGTCTACTTCCTCGCCGAGGAGGAGCGCTACCTGGTCGGCACGAGCGAGGTCCCGCTCGCCGCCTACCACATGGACGAGATCCTCGACGGCGACCGGCTGCCGCTGCGCTACGCGGGCTTCTCCTCCTGCTTCCGCCGCGAGGCCGGCACCTACGGCAAGGACACCCGCGGCATCATCCGGGTGCACCAGTTCGAGAAGGTGGAGATGTTCGTCTTCACCTCGCCGGAGGAGGCCGAGGCGGAGCACCGCCGACTGCTCCAGTGGGAGAAGGACTTCCTGAACGCGCTGGAGCTGCCCTACCGGGTGATCGACGTCGCCTCGGGCGACCTCGGCGCCTCCGCCGCGCGGAAGTTCGACATCGAGGCGTGGATCCCGACCCAGGGCAAGTACCGCGAGGTCACCTCGACCTCCAACACGACCGAGTACCAGTCGCGCCGGCTCTCCATCCGGATGCGCGAGGAGGGCAAGGTCCGCCCGCTGGCGACGCTGAACGGCACGCTGGTCGCCGTCCCGCGCACCATCGTGGCGATCCTGGAGAACCACCAGCAGGCCGACGGGTCGGTGGTCGTGCCCGAGGCACTGCGGCCCTTCCTCGGCGGCCGCACGGTGATCGAGCCCGTCGCCAAGTGAGCACCGCCCCCGGTGGCGGCCTGCCGTACCGGCTGGTCGCCACCGACCTCGACGGGACCCTCCTCACCTCCTCCGAGAAGGTGACCGAGCGGACCCGTGCCGCACTGGCCGGCGCGGTCGCCGCCGGGGCGCAGCACATCATCGTGACCGGCCGCTCGGCGGCCTGGGCCCGCCCGGTCTTCGACGAGATCGGCTACACGGGTCTGGCGGTCTGCGGCCAGGGCGCCCAGGTGTACGACGCCGGGGCGCACCGGCTGCTGACCTCGCTCACCCTGGACCGGCTGGTGGCCGCGCGGGCGCTGGCCGCGATCGAGGAGGCCGTGGGCCCGCTGGCGGTGGCCGCCGACCAGGACGGCCTGGACGGCCTGGTGCTGGCCGGGCCGGGTTTCCGGCTGCAGATCGGCACCGAGCTGCCGGTGGTGTCCGCCGCCCGGGACGGGCTGCTCGCGGAGCCGGTGGCCAAGCTGTACATCCAGCACCCGGAGCTCTCCGACGACGCCCTCGCTGCGGCCGCCGTGCAGGCGGCCGGCGGCCTGGTGGGCGTGGTGATGGCGGGGCCCGGCGTGGTCGAGCTGCTGCCGGTCGGGCTGTCGAAGGCGACGGGGCTGGCGGTCGCCGCACTGCGCCTGGGAGTGAAGCGCGGCGAGACCATTGCCTTCGGCGACATGCCGAACGACATCCCGATGTTCGCCTGGGCCTCGTACGGGGTCGCGATGGCGGGGGCGCACGAGCAGCTGCGGGCGGTGGCCGA
This genomic window from Streptomyces sp. TLI_235 contains:
- a CDS encoding copper transport protein, which translates into the protein MPRRVASLLAVLAAAVAVLFGGAGTAAAHATLVSTDPAQGAVTATAPAAVTLTFSEGVSLTADSVRVLDPAGKQVDNGDAAHADGKEASARVTLRSGLGNGTYTVAWRAVSEDSHPVGGAFTFSIGAPSDTTVSASSVQGAEPDAVVAAAYGTARTVAYAAFALLVGAAAFVLICWPRGVAVHRVQRLLMTGWIALLVSTVAVLLLRGPYERGTGLSQAFDLSLVRATLDERIGTALAARLLLLAAGGVFLSLLVGQLGQDHAPEEAADPADAAEPPESRAEDGEEAELRALERRAAERPLRDARLGLGVGGAVLAVALSATWVGADHSSVGIQVPLALPTAALHLLAMALWLGGLATLLVGLRHGVPTAAVERFSKLALGAVTVLTVTGVYQSWRGLGSWGALVDTEYGRLLLIKTGLVAGMVGLAWISRAWVARLRTAGEAADGEAADGEAEQEAGAEAAVGSKQATGAAAQGGDDPARRAQLARQQAARDKATERRTRDGVPARAGLRRTVLVESVVAVAVLVVTTMLTNSPPGRVAEAVAATSQSPAAGASTVPGRTVELKLPYDTGGSTPNAKGTATVTVNPVATGPNEVTLKLDDKAGKPVEVPEVQLAFTLPDRDLGPLPVTPAPQGTGRWSGTAQLPLAGNWVVSVTVRSSDIDQSTATEQLKVG
- a CDS encoding prephenate dehydratase gives rise to the protein MSATRYTYLGPEGTFTEAALRTLPEAATRELVPFASVPAALDAVRAGEAAGAFVPVENSVEGAVTATSDELASGAPLMIYREVLLPITFALLVRPGTSLADVKTVTSHPVAQPQVRRWLAANLPDAQWEAAASNADGARLVQEGRFDGAFAGEFAAALYGLEPLVSDIHDAANATTRFLLVGRPGRVSSPTGLDKTSMVVWLPDDHPGALLELLQEFAVRGINLMRIESRPTGEGMGNYCFLIDCEGHLSERRVSEALMGLKRICPQVRFLGSYPRADRGSQRPVRPGTSDADFSEAADWLSRCLDGRGEI
- a CDS encoding protein SCO1/2, whose amino-acid sequence is MAHTPRPKARLLGAAALAVAGALALTACSSSAGGDGGTAAAVHRASSSSAYQGSVLSKHFDKPDLVLTDTAGQPFDLRKQTAGRPVLLFFGYTSCPDVCPTTMGDIGVAMSKLSAEDQKKIDVVFVSTDPERDTPKVLRTWLDSMGKGFIGLTGDLAKVKTAARTVGVAVQDPVVNADGTVTSAHGAQVLAFLPSDDKAHVLFMGSSTVETYTHDLALLARGVPA
- a CDS encoding seryl-tRNA synthetase, yielding MRASQRVRGEDVDIVDALLSADERRRSSGSRFDELRNEQKSLGKLVAKAQGEEKAALLQRTKDLAAEVKAADAEQNEAKEEADRLVRSLANLIDPAAPVGGEEDFVTLEEVGTPRDFAAEGFEPRDHVELGQLLGAIDTERGAKVAGARSYYLTGVGALLELALVNMAMAQATAAGFTAMITPALVRPAAMDGTGFLGQAAENVYFLAEEERYLVGTSEVPLAAYHMDEILDGDRLPLRYAGFSSCFRREAGTYGKDTRGIIRVHQFEKVEMFVFTSPEEAEAEHRRLLQWEKDFLNALELPYRVIDVASGDLGASAARKFDIEAWIPTQGKYREVTSTSNTTEYQSRRLSIRMREEGKVRPLATLNGTLVAVPRTIVAILENHQQADGSVVVPEALRPFLGGRTVIEPVAK